A single window of Phycisphaerae bacterium DNA harbors:
- a CDS encoding polysaccharide biosynthesis tyrosine autokinase, with protein sequence MTTLTAATSQHPMGLPTGTMSRPVPAPASAPGGVGMTGAEVLRIVRQRLVMIIFLTLFFAGLTVGVTYLMIRYYPQYKGTALVLVQSISPRDVMEPIKPQEVREEEVARLLQDQALFVKSPEVLGAALQDPEVRDTVWYREAEQEQAKKGEDPVDLLGDILTAEPVRDSNYVGVSVTWKVAEEVPKLVNSIVAKYVEIVDRQQKQSIREAEEQIGAEVGRAKGFLDQKTADIEKFRAEFNVLGVAQRETEERILTLTALVTELQVDMFGKKAIYDALANATPDSLPITAELQNLINSDPFIYQLEQRLQTAEEELNAAKSRFGENHRVVKGAQVARDVSADRVQEERARKIVEYQRNQIDQAKQSFLEAQEQLVTLKDSLIEARAEQQDKDAKQAKYLRLEDELEQYKTQYEQLQEKKHLLEVTLRQKKSVQIEARSWAKEPKRRSSPKWEIWVPIGSFLGLAVSIGFALLLEMADKSVRTPRDVLRHSIPVLGTIPSTEDDEIEIPRVETASLDAPHSVVAESFRNLRANLFFSAPAEQQGVILVTSPSGGNGKTTVATNLAISIALSGRRVLLIDANFRRACLPRIFAGMRDEGLSNVLIGQAHLDDVVTTTSVPGLDVLSAGPVPPNPAELLGSTLLRDLIVEARARYDQVIFDGPPVLLVSDAMVLAGSVDGVLLVCQYRETSRGALQRTQSQLEAMNSRIFGAVLNKVESRAGGYFRKAYREFYAYSEPSEESRGETPQLKSDVEGGQLRADDAGAAPAAGSTEAGDIDSTARAELGADLLPSVDDISPAMDEPLPTVETISPGTGSDWGTIDLDQEIDAISGEKLLTEDDLKLDDSTPPEEPGLADESGDAERPR encoded by the coding sequence ATGACCACGCTGACCGCTGCCACTTCGCAGCATCCGATGGGCCTGCCGACGGGAACGATGAGTCGGCCGGTCCCCGCGCCGGCGTCCGCTCCTGGGGGCGTCGGTATGACCGGGGCCGAGGTCCTTCGCATCGTCCGTCAGCGGCTGGTCATGATCATTTTCTTGACGTTGTTCTTCGCAGGTCTGACGGTCGGAGTGACCTATCTGATGATTCGGTATTACCCCCAGTACAAGGGGACGGCGCTGGTATTGGTTCAGTCGATCAGCCCGCGCGACGTGATGGAGCCGATCAAGCCGCAGGAGGTGCGGGAGGAAGAAGTGGCGCGCCTGCTTCAGGACCAGGCGCTTTTCGTCAAGAGCCCTGAAGTACTGGGAGCGGCGCTGCAGGATCCTGAAGTTCGCGACACGGTTTGGTATCGCGAGGCGGAGCAGGAACAGGCCAAGAAGGGTGAAGACCCGGTGGATCTTCTGGGCGATATCCTGACGGCGGAACCTGTTCGCGATTCCAACTATGTGGGCGTCTCCGTGACATGGAAAGTGGCGGAGGAGGTGCCGAAGCTGGTCAACTCGATTGTCGCGAAGTACGTGGAGATCGTGGACCGGCAGCAGAAGCAATCGATTCGCGAGGCGGAAGAACAGATCGGCGCGGAAGTCGGGCGCGCCAAAGGGTTCCTCGATCAAAAGACCGCGGATATCGAGAAGTTCCGCGCGGAGTTCAACGTGTTGGGAGTTGCCCAGCGTGAGACGGAGGAGCGGATCCTGACGTTGACAGCGCTGGTGACGGAATTGCAGGTGGACATGTTCGGCAAGAAGGCGATCTATGACGCGCTGGCCAACGCGACGCCGGATTCCCTGCCCATTACGGCCGAACTGCAGAACCTGATCAATTCGGACCCGTTCATTTATCAGCTCGAACAACGGCTTCAGACGGCGGAAGAGGAACTGAATGCGGCCAAATCGCGGTTTGGGGAAAACCATCGCGTGGTGAAAGGAGCGCAAGTCGCCCGGGACGTCTCGGCGGACCGCGTCCAGGAGGAGCGCGCCCGCAAGATCGTCGAATATCAGCGCAATCAGATCGATCAGGCCAAACAGAGTTTTCTGGAGGCCCAGGAGCAGCTGGTCACGTTGAAAGACAGCCTGATCGAAGCGCGAGCCGAGCAGCAGGACAAGGACGCCAAGCAAGCGAAGTATCTGCGGCTGGAAGACGAGCTCGAGCAATACAAGACGCAGTACGAACAGCTTCAGGAGAAGAAACATCTGCTAGAGGTGACACTGCGGCAGAAGAAATCGGTGCAGATCGAGGCCCGGTCCTGGGCGAAGGAGCCGAAGCGGCGCTCCAGTCCGAAGTGGGAGATTTGGGTGCCAATTGGGAGTTTCCTGGGGCTGGCAGTGAGCATTGGTTTTGCCCTGCTTCTGGAGATGGCCGACAAGAGCGTGCGGACGCCGCGCGACGTCCTGCGGCATTCGATCCCCGTGCTCGGCACCATCCCGTCGACGGAAGACGACGAAATCGAAATCCCGCGGGTGGAGACGGCGAGCCTGGATGCCCCGCACTCGGTCGTCGCGGAGTCGTTCCGCAACCTGCGGGCGAACCTGTTCTTCAGCGCGCCCGCCGAGCAGCAGGGCGTGATCCTGGTGACGAGTCCGAGCGGCGGAAACGGCAAGACGACGGTGGCGACGAACCTGGCGATCTCGATTGCCCTGTCCGGGCGGCGCGTGCTCCTGATCGACGCGAACTTCCGGCGGGCCTGCCTGCCGCGGATCTTCGCGGGGATGCGCGACGAGGGGCTGTCCAATGTGCTGATCGGCCAGGCGCACCTGGACGACGTGGTGACGACGACGAGCGTGCCGGGCCTGGACGTGCTGAGCGCGGGCCCGGTGCCGCCCAACCCGGCGGAATTGCTGGGCAGCACGCTGCTGCGGGATTTGATCGTGGAGGCGCGGGCGCGGTACGACCAGGTGATTTTCGACGGCCCGCCGGTGCTGCTGGTGAGCGACGCGATGGTGCTGGCCGGCTCGGTGGACGGGGTGCTGTTGGTGTGCCAGTACCGGGAGACGTCGCGGGGCGCGCTGCAGCGGACGCAATCGCAGCTGGAGGCGATGAACTCGAGGATATTCGGCGCGGTCCTGAACAAGGTGGAGTCCCGCGCCGGCGGCTACTTCCGCAAGGCCTACCGCGAGTTTTACGCGTACAGCGAGCCGAGCGAGGAATCACGCGGCGAGACGCCGCAGCTCAAGTCCGACGTTGAGGGGGGGCAGCTTCGGGCCGATGACGCGGGTGCGGCGCCTGCCGCGGGGTCGACGGAGGCCGGCGACATCGACTCGACCGCGAGGGCGGAATTGGGCGCCGATCTGCTGCCGTCGGTCGACGATATTTCCCCCGCGATGGACGAGCCGCTTCCGACGGTGGAGACGATTTCCCCGGGGACCGGTTCGGACTGGGGCACGATTGATCTGGATCAGGAGATCGACGCGATCAGCGGCGAGAAGCTGCTGACCGAGGATGATCTCAAGCTGGATGACAGCACCCCGCCGGAGGAACCGGGACTCGCCGACGAATCCGGCGACGCCGAACGGCCTCGCTAA
- a CDS encoding tetratricopeptide repeat protein has protein sequence MAKKLNRNLVGLLTLAGMLLLAVTGFALLANLPGQDPKAYEIDAKKLEDEKQYDRAMLTYFRAFQRDPTKNPDYLVKAAKCAIEDGKIAPAREYLRLALQRNPQLMAALELTTDVEFEVARLFPSSPQWNRVLNEARKLVKLDAQSALAHHAMGVALLSLRSEDDRFEKEGEASLKKALELDPTNTKVVDVLAKQMWGSARELESEGRIEEAKSLDKARDAVVDSAIAKCSGASPQSLSELKQLQVLFTIIGEKVDEGMAMLESLAQAETEQVDAHLLLGSLYNGLFEKVKADPAKAKAVLTKALEINPKDGRIYQELSRTYKFQRQAEKDAAKRAAIEAEEIELYKRGLKEIPNSTNFRELKNKLSRIFFYKELVLHHVDEARNATGEAGKPKREAALKSADEWLATLEKELDPDSVEARYLTAQIHNARGEYVEAIKAAEAAERIAGVRGHFDLEVLLGELYARQQQWGAARSALEKAIKMNPNAFPLQVRLAQIFLQQNLATQALAYLKPDEPGPRGDFLRQDPTARKLRMEAFRQLGQIDRAIQEGEQLTGDDVNNEVVQAQLLVLNRKYDEAETKLKAILAKDPTQINANRVLLGLYRSADRLDDARAYVKTLLARDPDNRVFRRMELELIDEKDPAKVDAQRLAFAQSEKDPFLRALAMFDYYANKDQFDEAAKHLNEAEQIRPEAPVIIDRQFRLALRDEDWARAETYAKKNAQLNLDGAEGKIAEGRLAMARKEYDRAIDLMRAGLQKFPTNSLGWTYLAEAYNAAGRPSDAKSVLQEALKMDPTNGFANRAMADMLLKEGDDREAEKYLQQAAKDIPDDDWVRRQLQIVKEKENPRDGIASREKLRQENPKDTQNLILLARLYALPDVAQFDKAAEVYREAYALAPEMGLAREMAGFYGREDVNRPSDGESLLSALMEKQDGKAQKAEVATYLGQFYELQKSLATADRHFRLAVSLDPSSATLVAAGEYYARTNRYRDSLEYYQRALKTQDDGSADAQKTRSRIIALNLAIGDLEASRRGIDEFLQKYPEDPQGMVYEGAYHRVAGDVAQARKAFDAHLEKSPDNAVALWQRGQLFMLMGKWRQAIDDLAKAKTFSPNGFGYQHRTALAEALLESGQGDLAISELRSLLEESPDQQAVAEALVDIYSRIKPPRYSDAENLIYTYMRKFPRDYKWPMLLGRLGERSLDLEKAVQAYQKAAELSRYKADAVVALLRACKAANRPQVIVDYAAEKLSTRMLDTMPLALSTIAWAYSKTNQSDKAMETYDKALVSSGSDVAVYTRVVREMVETFGGDAALEREKKRAEGQPDNIERQKVLINLLQLGNNDKEALVVAQRIETLAAKDTDITFSMLAQGLLLQRLGQYEEARGKYESVIKREPDNVVALNNIAYLLTDELGKPAEAVPYAERANRLEPGNPEILDTLGWALAKTNRPGEAAGMLLRAIQVDANNVAALYHLGVVHLNKGELEDARNRLETAKAIAQRALGMVKSSAEKANISTFLADIDASLKKVNEAQE, from the coding sequence ATGGCGAAGAAACTGAATCGAAACCTGGTGGGTCTGTTGACCTTGGCGGGGATGTTGCTCCTGGCGGTGACGGGCTTTGCCCTGCTAGCGAATCTGCCCGGGCAGGACCCGAAGGCGTACGAGATCGACGCCAAGAAGCTGGAAGACGAGAAGCAGTACGACCGGGCGATGCTTACGTATTTTCGCGCGTTTCAGCGGGACCCGACGAAGAATCCGGACTATCTGGTGAAGGCGGCGAAGTGCGCGATCGAGGACGGGAAGATCGCCCCGGCGCGGGAGTATCTTCGATTGGCGCTGCAGCGGAATCCGCAGTTGATGGCGGCGCTGGAATTGACGACGGACGTTGAGTTCGAGGTGGCGCGGCTGTTCCCGTCGTCTCCCCAGTGGAATAGGGTCCTCAACGAAGCTCGGAAGCTCGTGAAACTGGACGCGCAATCGGCGCTGGCGCACCACGCCATGGGGGTCGCGTTGTTGTCTTTGCGGAGCGAGGACGATCGGTTTGAAAAAGAAGGCGAGGCGTCGCTGAAGAAGGCGTTGGAACTGGACCCGACGAACACCAAAGTCGTGGACGTTTTGGCCAAGCAGATGTGGGGTTCGGCGCGGGAACTCGAATCGGAAGGGCGGATTGAAGAAGCCAAGTCCCTCGACAAGGCGCGCGACGCCGTCGTGGATTCGGCCATCGCCAAATGCTCCGGCGCGTCGCCACAGAGCCTCTCGGAACTGAAGCAGTTACAGGTTCTGTTCACGATCATCGGGGAGAAGGTGGACGAAGGGATGGCGATGCTGGAATCGCTGGCCCAGGCGGAGACGGAGCAGGTGGACGCGCATCTGCTTCTGGGTTCGCTGTACAACGGCCTGTTTGAGAAGGTCAAGGCGGACCCGGCCAAGGCCAAGGCGGTGTTGACCAAGGCGCTGGAGATCAATCCCAAGGACGGCCGCATTTATCAGGAACTGTCTCGCACCTACAAGTTTCAGCGGCAGGCGGAAAAGGACGCCGCCAAGCGGGCGGCGATCGAGGCGGAGGAGATCGAGCTGTACAAGCGGGGGCTCAAGGAGATCCCCAACAGCACGAATTTCCGCGAACTGAAGAACAAGCTGTCCCGGATTTTCTTTTACAAGGAGCTGGTGCTGCACCACGTCGATGAGGCGCGCAACGCAACGGGCGAGGCGGGCAAGCCAAAGCGCGAAGCGGCGCTGAAATCGGCGGACGAATGGCTGGCCACGTTAGAGAAGGAGCTGGATCCGGATTCGGTGGAAGCGCGTTATTTGACGGCCCAGATTCACAATGCACGAGGCGAGTACGTCGAAGCGATCAAGGCGGCGGAGGCGGCGGAGCGGATCGCGGGGGTGCGCGGACACTTCGACCTGGAGGTGCTGCTCGGCGAGTTGTATGCGCGGCAGCAACAATGGGGCGCGGCCCGCTCGGCCCTGGAGAAGGCGATCAAGATGAACCCGAACGCCTTTCCCCTGCAGGTCCGGCTCGCGCAGATCTTCCTCCAGCAGAATCTCGCGACGCAGGCGCTGGCTTACTTGAAGCCGGACGAGCCCGGCCCGCGGGGTGATTTTCTGCGCCAGGATCCGACCGCCCGGAAACTGCGCATGGAGGCCTTTCGGCAGCTCGGTCAAATCGACCGGGCCATCCAGGAAGGCGAACAACTCACCGGCGACGACGTGAACAACGAAGTGGTCCAGGCGCAGCTTCTGGTGCTCAACCGCAAGTACGACGAGGCGGAGACCAAACTGAAGGCGATCCTGGCGAAGGACCCGACCCAAATCAACGCGAATCGCGTCCTGCTGGGCCTCTATCGTTCGGCGGACCGCCTGGACGACGCCCGGGCCTACGTGAAGACGCTCTTAGCCCGCGACCCGGACAACCGGGTGTTCCGGCGGATGGAGCTGGAGCTGATCGACGAAAAGGACCCGGCGAAGGTGGATGCCCAGCGACTGGCGTTCGCCCAAAGCGAGAAGGACCCGTTCCTGCGGGCCCTGGCCATGTTCGACTATTACGCGAACAAGGACCAGTTCGACGAGGCCGCCAAGCACCTCAACGAGGCGGAGCAGATCCGGCCGGAGGCCCCGGTGATCATCGATCGGCAGTTCCGCCTGGCCCTGCGCGACGAGGACTGGGCCCGGGCGGAGACCTACGCCAAGAAGAACGCCCAGCTCAACCTGGATGGCGCCGAGGGCAAGATCGCCGAGGGTCGTCTGGCGATGGCCCGGAAAGAATACGATCGGGCGATCGACCTGATGCGGGCCGGCCTGCAGAAGTTCCCGACGAACTCGCTCGGCTGGACCTATCTGGCCGAGGCGTACAACGCGGCCGGCCGTCCCTCCGACGCCAAAAGCGTCCTGCAGGAAGCCCTGAAGATGGACCCGACCAACGGCTTCGCCAACCGGGCCATGGCCGACATGCTCCTCAAGGAGGGCGACGACCGCGAGGCCGAGAAGTACCTGCAGCAGGCCGCCAAGGACATCCCCGACGACGACTGGGTCCGCCGGCAGTTGCAGATCGTCAAGGAAAAGGAGAATCCCCGGGACGGCATCGCCTCCCGCGAAAAGCTCCGCCAGGAAAACCCCAAGGACACGCAGAACCTGATCCTCCTGGCCCGGCTCTACGCCCTGCCCGACGTCGCGCAATTCGACAAGGCCGCCGAGGTCTACCGCGAGGCCTACGCCCTCGCCCCGGAGATGGGCCTGGCCCGCGAGATGGCCGGTTTCTACGGCCGCGAAGACGTCAACCGCCCATCGGACGGCGAGTCCCTCCTCTCGGCCCTGATGGAAAAGCAGGACGGCAAGGCCCAAAAGGCCGAGGTCGCGACCTATCTCGGCCAGTTCTACGAACTGCAAAAATCCCTGGCCACCGCCGACCGCCACTTCCGCCTGGCCGTCAGCCTTGACCCCTCCAGCGCGACCCTCGTCGCGGCCGGCGAATACTACGCCCGCACCAACCGCTACCGCGACTCGCTGGAATACTACCAGCGGGCCCTCAAGACCCAGGACGACGGCTCGGCCGACGCCCAGAAGACGCGCTCCAGGATCATCGCCCTGAACCTGGCGATCGGCGACCTCGAGGCCAGCCGCCGGGGCATCGACGAGTTCCTGCAAAAATACCCGGAGGATCCCCAGGGCATGGTCTACGAAGGCGCGTATCACCGCGTAGCCGGCGACGTGGCCCAGGCCCGCAAGGCCTTCGACGCCCACCTGGAAAAGAGCCCGGACAACGCCGTGGCCCTCTGGCAGCGCGGCCAGCTGTTCATGCTCATGGGCAAATGGCGCCAAGCCATCGACGACCTCGCCAAGGCCAAGACGTTCAGCCCCAACGGTTTCGGGTATCAACATCGGACGGCGCTGGCCGAGGCACTGCTCGAGTCGGGCCAGGGCGATCTGGCGATTTCCGAACTTCGGTCGCTTCTGGAGGAGTCGCCGGATCAGCAGGCGGTCGCCGAGGCGCTGGTGGATATCTACAGCCGGATCAAGCCGCCGCGGTACAGCGACGCAGAGAATTTGATCTACACCTATATGAGAAAGTTCCCGCGCGATTACAAATGGCCGATGCTACTGGGCCGTCTCGGGGAGCGCTCGCTCGACCTGGAAAAAGCGGTGCAGGCGTACCAAAAAGCGGCGGAATTGAGCCGGTACAAGGCCGACGCCGTCGTGGCGCTGCTTCGGGCGTGCAAGGCAGCCAATCGACCGCAAGTGATCGTCGATTATGCGGCGGAAAAACTATCGACGCGGATGTTAGATACCATGCCATTGGCGTTGTCCACCATTGCGTGGGCGTATAGCAAGACGAATCAGTCCGACAAGGCGATGGAGACCTACGACAAGGCCCTGGTCAGTTCGGGATCGGATGTGGCCGTGTATACGCGCGTGGTCAGGGAGATGGTGGAGACCTTCGGGGGCGACGCGGCCCTGGAGCGCGAGAAAAAGCGGGCCGAGGGACAACCCGACAACATCGAGCGGCAAAAAGTGCTGATCAACCTGCTGCAGCTCGGCAATAACGACAAGGAGGCGCTCGTGGTGGCGCAGCGCATAGAGACGCTGGCCGCAAAGGACACGGATATTACGTTTTCGATGCTGGCGCAGGGACTTCTCCTGCAGCGACTGGGCCAATACGAAGAGGCCAGGGGCAAGTATGAGTCCGTGATCAAGCGGGAGCCCGACAACGTCGTGGCCCTGAACAACATTGCGTACCTGCTGACGGATGAACTGGGCAAGCCGGCCGAGGCGGTGCCTTATGCCGAGCGGGCCAACCGACTTGAACCGGGAAATCCGGAGATTCTGGATACGCTCGGTTGGGCCCTGGCCAAGACCAATCGTCCGGGCGAAGCGGCGGGGATGCTGTTGCGGGCGATTCAGGTTGACGCCAATAACGTGGCGGCGCTATACCACTTAGGGGTCGTCCATCTCAACAAGGGGGAGCTGGAAGACGCACGCAATCGGTTGGAGACCGCCAAGGCGATCGCTCAGCGGGCGCTGGGTATGGTCAAGAGTTCCGCCGAAAAGGCCAACATCAGTACTTTCCTGGCGGATATTGACGCGTCGCTGAAAAAGGTCAACGAGGCGCAAGAATAG